From Xiphophorus hellerii strain 12219 chromosome 9, Xiphophorus_hellerii-4.1, whole genome shotgun sequence, a single genomic window includes:
- the dda1 gene encoding DET1- and DDB1-associated protein 1, with the protein MEKADFLKGLPVYNKSNFSRFHADSVCKASNRRPSVYLPTREYPSEQIIVTEKTNILLRYLHQQWDKKNAAKKREQEQGEGDSPAPPRKIARTDSQEMNDDS; encoded by the exons ATGGAGAAG GCTGATTTCTTGAAGGGACTTCCAGTCTACAATAAAAGCAACTTCAGCAGGTTCCATGCAGACTCAGTTTGTAAAGCATCA AACCGAAGGCCGTCTGTTTACCTCCCAACCCGGGAATACCCTTCTGAACAGA TTATTGTAACAGAGAAAACTAACATCCTCCTGCGCTACCTGCATCAGCAGTGGGACAAAAAG AATGCAGCAAAGAAAAGGGAACAGGAACAAGGCGAGGGGGACAGCCCGGCACCACCGAGGAAAATCGCCAGGACAGATAGCCAAGAGATGAATGACGACTCATAa
- the abhd8b gene encoding protein ABHD8: MLTSFIEGLLCCLTSKPANTVVPVETSEPADGYEFVEVKPGRVLRVRHIISDRPAVEEPSLGGIVSCKRKITVYRNGQLFIENLGERASAELKTCQNGETEPNSTVEVELTDCRNSSPPVSIPEARSDSVAAGNNGASETGSAGEAPAAGQAEQSQQPRKRRRKPKRIVVIDCERRIAACKGTHSDVALFFIHGVGGSLDIWGSQLDFFSRLGYEVIAPDLAGHGASSSPHIAAAYTFYALAEDMRLIFKRYAKKRNILIGHSYGVSFCTFLAHEFPDQIHKMVMINGGGPTALEPSLCSIFNLPTCVLHCLSPLLAWSFLKAGFARQGSREKQLLKEYNAFNVSSFVLRAMMSGQYWPEGDEVYHAELTVPVLLVHGMHDKFVPVEEDQRMAEILLMAFLKVLEDGSHMVMLECPEAVNTLLHEFFLWEPVTLPPPKKEPKARPETAKPQTDNISEPATVRPATARQT, encoded by the exons ATGCTGACCAGCTTTATTGAAGGCCTCCTCTGCTGTCTCACCTCCAAACCGGCCAACACCGTGGTTCCCGTGGAAACCTCTGAGCCTGCAGATGGGTACGAGTTTGTGGAGGTGAAACCAGGCCGTGTCCTGCGGGTTCGACACATCATCTCTGACAGACCGGCGGTGGAGGAGCCCTCGCTGGGTGGGATTGTGAGCTGCAAAAGAAAGATCACAGTCTACCGCAACGGACAGCTGTTCATTGAGAACTTGGGCGAGAGGGCGAGCGCGGAGCTGAAAACCTGCCAGAACGGAGAGACTGAACCCAACAGCACGGTGGAGGTTGAACTGACAGACTGTCGCAACTCTTCACCTCCTGTCAGCATCCCCGAGGCCCGGTCAGACTCTGTCGCAGCTGGAAACAACGGGGCATCGGAAACTGGGTCAGCAGGAGAGGCACCTGCTGCCGGGCAGGCCGAGCAGTCCCAGCAACCCCGCAAACGAAGGAGGAAGCCGAAGCGCATCGTGGTGATTGACTGTGAAAGGAGGATAGCAGCCTGTAAAGGAACACATTCAGATGTTGCTCTGTTCTTTATCCACGGGGTTGGGGGGTCGCTGGATATCTGGGGGAGTCAGCTGGACTTCTTTTCCCGACTCGGGTACGAGGTGATCGCCCCGGATCTGGCAGGCCATGGAGCGAGCTCATCTCCACACATAGCTGCAGCGTACACCTTCTATGCCCTGGCGGAGGATATGAGACTAATCTTTAAGAGATATGCAAAGAAGAGGAACATCCTCATTGGACATTCATACGG CGTGTCTTTCTGTACGTTCCTGGCTCATGAGTTTCCAGACCAGATTCACAAAATGGTGATGATCAATGGTGGTGGTCCCACAGCGCTGGAGCCCAGCCTGTGCAGCATCTTCAACCTGCCCACCTGTGTGCTTCACTGCCTGTCCCCACTGTTAGCCTGGAGTTTCCTAAA GGCGGGCTTCGCTCGGCAGGGATCCAGGGAGAAGCAGTTGCTGAAAGAGTACAATGCCTTCAATGTGTCGTCATTTGTATTGCGTGCCATGATGAGCGGTCAGTACTGGCCTGAGGGGGACGAGGTTTATCACGCTGAGCTCACGGTGCCCGTCCTGCTGGTTCACGGCATGCATGACAAGTTTGTCCCAGTAGAAGAGGACCAGCGCATGGCTGAG ATTCTTCTAATGGCGTTCCTGAAGGTCTTGGAGGACGGCAGTCACATGGTGATGCTGGAGTGTCCTGAAGCTGTCAACACACTTCTGCATGAGTTCTTCCTCTGGGAACCAGTCACACTTCCACCACCAAAGAAAGAGCCCAAAGCCCGTCCAGAGACCGCCAAACCTCAAACTGACAACATTTCTGAGCCCGCCACAGTCCGGCCTGCGACCGCCAGGCAAACCTAa